In the genome of Streptomyces violaceoruber, the window CTTGTCGGCCGAAGCCTTCGCCTTGTTCGCCCACATTTCTGCGTCGTCGGCGGCGTTGCGCGCCTCGGCCGCGGCCTTGGATGCCTCGTAGGCGTCCTTCTGCGCGTCCTGGGCGATCTTCGCGGCCCGGGCGATGGTCGAGCGGATGGCCGCGATGTGCGCGGCGTTGTCGTAGTCGAGCTGGGCGGCGCTGTGCTGCACCGTGGTGATGAAGTCGCGGCGCATCCACGAGGTTCCCTCGAGGGCCACCTGGGCTGCCGCGGCGGTGTAGGGACCCGCGGTGTTGAGGATGGTGAGGATGGTGGCCCGGTCGTCCAGGGCGGCCTTGTCGGGGAGGGCCCTGAAGAACGCGTGCAGTGCCGAGGGGGAGCCGTCGTCCAGGGCTGCCTGCGCCGCGTCCTTGACGGCCTTGCCGGGGTTGTCGCCCAGGATCCGGAGGATGTCGACCCGCCTGTCCAGGGCGGCGGCTTCGTGGATCCCGGTGGTCAGGAAGTTCCGTACGGACTGCGGGTCGCTGTTCTCGATCGCGTCCGCGGCGGCGTTGGCGACGGCCTCGGTGGAGACGTTTGCCACGGCGAGGGCCGTTTCGCTGTCGTCCTGGCGCTGAGCGATCTGCCGGTCGGTGGAGACCCAGGTGAGGACGTCCTCGTCCTCTCCCGCCAGGGCGTACTCGGCGGCGGCCCGGGACCAGGTGCCGATGGTGGTGGAGATCAGGTTCACCGCGGCCTTGCGGCCGTTGGCCAGGGCCGAAGCGGTGTCCCCGGAGGCGTACGCCGCCTCGGCCCGGCTGATGAAGTCCTTGGTCTGGGCGTCCAGCCGGTCGGCCTCCGTCGCTGCGTTGCGGGCCGCTTCCCGGTCCTCGGCCTCGGCGGCCGCCATCTCCCGGGCCTCGGCCAGGGACTGCTCCGTGTCGTGCGCCAGCTTCTCGGCCTCCGCCTCGCGCGCGGCCGCCTCGACGGCCCTGGCGTCGTCGACCGCCTTCGCCGCCAACTCGGCGGCCGCGACCGAATCAGCGGCCCAGGCCTTCGCCTTGTTGGCGTAGTCGTCCGCCTCGCCGGCGGCATCCGCGGCCGCGTCCGCCGCATCGGCCGCCTTCTCGGCGTGGGCGGCGGCCGAGTCGGCCGCCTTCCGGGCGGCGGCCGCCGCGCTCGCCGCCGTGTTCGCCAACGACTGGGCCCGGTTCGCGGCCTTGGTGGCACGCGCCGCCTGGGCGTCGGCCTCGGCGGCGGCCGCCCTGGCCACGGCGGCTTCCGACTGGGCCGCGCCCGAGGCCTGGGCCGCCACCGCGGCCTGCTGGGCCGCCGCCGCGGAGTCCCGTGCCGTGGCGGCAGCCGAGATGCCGGCCGCAGCCGCCGCCTGAGTGGCGGTCTGCGCGGCGGCCAGGGCCTGCGCCGCCTTACGGGCCTTGGCGGCCGCGTTGCGCGCTCCTTCGGCGGCCAGCCGGGCGGCCTTCGTCTTGGAGGCGTCCCGCGCCGCGGCGACGGCTGCCGAGTAGGCGAGGGAGGCGGCCCGTCCGGCCGTGGCCGCCGCCTGGGCGGCTGCGGTGGCGGCGAACGCGGACCGACGAGCGGCGTTGTGCGCCGCCGAGGAGGCCTGAACGGCGGTGCGAGCGGCGGAGGCCGCGCCCTTGGCCGCGTTGGCGGCCTTGCGCGCCGCGGCGGCCGACTTGGCGACGTCCTCACGGGCCGCTTCCGCCTCGGCGGCGGCTGTCAGCGCCGCTTCCTTCGCCTTGGCCGCCGCCTCCTTGGCCTTGTCCGAGGCGGCGACCGCGCGGTCGGACGTGATCTGCGCCCGCTTGCCCTCGCGTTCGACGATCGCCACCAGTTGGTCGACGGTGGCGGTCTCCTCGTCCCGGGCCCGCGCGATGTACTGGCCGATGGCAAGGAACCAGTGGATCGCCGAGGGGGTGCCCTCGTCCAGGGCGCGCTGGGCGTACTTCGCCACCTCCGGGGAGGCGTTGGCGAGGATGGTGAACACCTCGACCCGCTCGTCGGTGTTCCGCGCGGTGAACTGCGTGTCGAGCAGAAAGACCGAGAGGGCGTCGCTGGTTCCGTCGCTGAGCGCCGTCTGAGCGGCGTTCTTGAGCCCTCTTCCGGCGCTGTTCTGGATACTCAGCGTGTTGAAGCGCAGGTCCTGGAGCTCGGCGGTCTTGAACCCGCCGTCCAGAAAGGCGGCGACGGCCTCCTCGCCGGCCTCCAGTGCCGCCGCGGAGGCCGTGGCCATGCCCCGGCCGGAGAGGGCCATGGCGCCGAGAACGGTCCGGCGATTGTCCTCGGCGGTCGCCTTCGCCAGACCCTCGGCCAGGAAGCCGTCGATGTCCGTCGCGGAACCGGCGAGGGCCCGGGCTCCCGTCAACTTGACCGTGGGGCCGCCGACCTTCCAGGCGGTGACGGCCTTGGCGCGAGCGGTGTCGGGCAGTTCGGGAAGCTTCGGCAGGTCACCCACGGACGAGGCGCCGACGGCGGCGAGAGCGCGGGACGGGGCGGCGAGAGGGATCGAGGTCGCCGCGGTGGCGGCGCCGAGCACGGTGAGGACGCGACGTCTGCTCCAGTAAGTGGTGTCCATGAAATCCCCTCGATTTGGAGCCCGGTCCACGACGCGGGGCGGCGGGCGACCGCTGGGCGTGCCGACTGGGCATGTTTCTGTCCGGACCGGTGCGCTCAGAAAGGAAGCGACGCGCACGTATGAATGACATCCGGAAGAAACGTAGAAGAGCAGGCGTGTAGTTGACCAGAAGTTGATCGGGTTCGATCCGTGACAAGGATCACGATTGAACAGCTGGCCGAGTTTGCATTCAACAATGCAAACCGGAATCATTCCTTCGCATATCTCGTTTTGCAGGAACCGGCTTCGAACGACGCGTTTCAGCCCCGGCGCGTCCGGTCGACGACACATACGGGAGCTTGACCACGTACGTTCTGTGAGGGCATATGAGGCTTTATCCACGACGGGGATCAACAACGCGTCAGCGAACAAAAGGGGCGACATCACACCAAGTGACTCCCACCCCCGCCCGTCGAGCCCGTGGCTGAATTTTGACTACCGGCTGCGGTGGACAAAGCTCAAATGGTGGGCTTCAATGGGCCCGCCAATGGATCTTCGTATGGATAGCCAGCTAAATGGGCTGCTGGGGGAGTGGTGATGAGCACAACCAGTGTGAACGGGTCGCGTTCGAAGCGGAGAGTGCTCTTGCGGCGAGCCCTGCCCGTCTGCGTGGCGGCCGGAGTTGCCTCAATCGTGGTCTTCGGCTCGGGTAGCTCGCCGGACGCGGCGGCTCGAACCGCCGTGCCGGCCGCCGACGAGGCCCCGGGTTACGCGGTCGAGGACTTCAATTACCCGCAGGCCGACCAGATCTTCGCGGAGAAGGGTATCCGGCTCAAGCGGGGCGACGGCCACATCGTGCTGGCCGACTGCAAGAGCGGAACCAATCAGCTCGAAGTCTGGTCCTACGAGTCGGTCGAAGCGATCTGCTTCAACGTCTCCGGAAAATCCGGGTGGCTGACACTGGAAATCCCCTCCGTTTTCGGCATCCGGGGCAACGACTTCAACACTCAGGTCGACATGACCACCGAGGGCGAAGAGAAGAGCTTCGACGTCGAGAAGAACCTCTGGACGGCTGTCGGGCAAACCGCGGACGAAGAGGGACGCGATTTCGCGCTGCTCGAGATCAGGACGTCCAAGTAGAGACCTGCAATCAGCATCGTCGGCCCCTCCCCCGGCCGGTGCGCCTCGCCGCACCGGCCGGCGTGTTGCGGGCAACCCCTTATTCCGACCCCGGATGGGAATTCAGGGTCCTCTTCGCCGCGGCCGATACCGGTGCCGAAAGCGATGGATCAAGCTGATTCCGAAACAGTCGGTGGCCTTTTCCGTCAGGGGCGCGTTCCGTACCGCTCCCGCAACTCCACCTTGCGCACCTTCCCCGAGACGGTCATCGGGAAGGAGTCGAGGAGCTGGAGGCGGCTGGGCACCTTGTAGTGGGCGAGCTGCCCGGCGCAGTAGGCGCGCAGTTCCTCCAGGGTGAGCGGGTCGGCGGCGTCGCGCACGACGACGCAGGCCAGGACCTCCTCGCCGTAGCGTTCGTGCGGGACGCCGACGACCTGGACGTCCGCGATCTTCGGGTGGGCGTACAGGAACTCCTCGACCTCGCGCGGGTAGATGTTCTCGCCGCCCCGGATGATCATGTCCTTGATGCGGCCGACGATCTCGACGTATCCGTCCTCGCGCATCACCGCGAGGTCCCCGGTGTGCATCCAGCGGCCCGGGTCGATGGCCTCGGCGGTCTTCCCGGGCTCCTCCCAGTAGCCGAGCATCACGCTGTAGCCGCGGGTGCGCAGTTCGCCCGCCTCGCCGCGCGGCAGGGTCACGCCGGTGACCGGGTCGACGACCTTGACCTCGATGTGCGGCAGGACGCGGCCGACGGTGCCGGTGCGGTGTTCGAGGTCGTCGTCCATGCGGGTCTGCAGGGAGACCGGGGAGGTCTCGGTCATGCCGTAGCAGATGGAGACCTGCTCCATGTGCATCTCGGCGACCACCCGCTTCATCACCTCCACCGGGCAGGGCGAGCCCGCCATGATGCCGGTGCGCAGGGAGGTGAGGTCGTAGGAGGCGAAGTCCGGCAGGTTCAGCTCCGCGATGAACATGGTCGGGACGCCGTACAGGGACGTGCACCGCTCCCGCTGCACCGCCTCCAGCGTGGCCGCCGGCTCGGAGGACGGGGCGGGGATGACGATGCAGGCGCCGTGGGAGGTGGCACCCAGATTCCCCATCACCATGCCAAAGCAGTGATAAAAGGGCACCGGCAGACAGACCCGGTCCTGCTCCGTGTAGCCGACCGTGCGGCCCACCCAGTAGCCGTTGTTGAGGATGTTGTGGTGGGAGAGGGTGGCGCCCTTGGGGAAGCCGGTGGTGCCGGAGGTGTACTGGATGTTGACCGGGTCGTCGCAGCTCAGTTCGGCGGCCAGGGCGTCGACCCGGTCCTGCTCCACCGCGGCGGCGCCCGCGGTGAGCGCGTCCCAGGACGGGTCGCCGATGTAGACGGTCTCGCGCAGCGCGGGGCAGCGGCCGCGGACCTGCTCCACGATCGCCCGGTAGTCGCTGCTCTTGTGGGCGAGGGAGGCGACCAGCAGGCTGATGCCGGACTGCTGGAGGACGTACTCCAACTCGTGAGCCCGGTACGCCGGGTTGACGTTCACCATGATGACGCCGATGCGGGCGGTGGCGTACTGGACGAGGACCCACTCGGGGCAGTTGACCGCCCAGATGCCGACCCGGTCGCCCCTGGTGACGCCCTTCGCGAGCAGCCCCCGGGCCAGCTCGTCGACGGCGGCGCCGAACTCGGCGTAGGTCCAGCGCCGTCCGGACGGGACATCGACGAGGGCCTCGCGGTCCGGGTGGGCGGCGATCGCGCGGCCGAGGTTGGCGCCGACGGTGTCGCCGAGCAGCGGGGTGGTGCTGGTGCCGTGCGCGTACGACGGCTGGGGCGCGGGTGCGGTCACCGGAAGTCCTCCTCGCGGTACTCGTTCACGGAACCGGCCGCCGTGGCCTCCCGCAGTTCGATGCGGCGGATCTTGCCCGAGACGGTCTTGGGCAGCTCGCCGAACTCCAGGCGGCGCACCCGCTTGTAGGGGGCGAGCGTGTCGCGGGAGTGCTCGAAGAGCACCTTCGCGGTGTCCGGTCCGGGCTCCCAGCCCGCCGCGAGCACGATGTACGCCTTCGGCACCGCGAGGCGCAGTGCGTCCGGGGCGGGCACGACCGCGGCCTCGGCGACCGCCTCGTGCTCCAGCAGCGCGCTCTCCAGCTCGAAGGGGCTGATCTTGTAGTCGGAGGCCTTGAACACGTCGTCGGCCCGGCCCACGTAGGTGAGGTAGCCGTCCTCGTCGCGGGCGCCGATGTCGCCGGTGCGGTAGTAGCCGCCGGCCATCGCCTCGGCGGTGCGGTCGGGGTCGCCGTGGTAGCCGGTCATCAGGCCCACGGGGTGGTCGGACAGGTCCAGGGCGATCTCGCCCTCGGCGGCGCCGGGCGCGCCGGTCACCGGATCGAGCAGCTCGACGCGGTAGCCGGGGCTGGGGCGGCCCATCGAGCCGGTCTTCAGCACCTGGCCGGGGCTGTTGGAGACCTGGACGGCGGTCTCGGTCTGGCCGAAGCCGTCCCGGATGGTCCTCCCCCACAGGCGGCGGACCTGTTCGATCACCTCGGGGTTGAGCGGCTCACCGGCGGCGACGACCTCGCGCGGCGGGGTGGCGAGCCGGGTGAGGTCGGCCTGGATGAGCATGCGCCACACGGTGGGCGGGGCGCAGAAGGTGGTCACCCCGGCCCGGTCCATCTCGGCCATCAGGCGGGTCGCGTCGAACCGCGTGTAGTTGTACAGGAAGACGGTGGCCTCGGCGTTCCACGGCGCGAACAGGTTCGACCAGGCGTGCTTGGCCCAGCCGGGCGAGGAGATGTTGAGGTGCACGTCGCCGGGCTTGAGCCCGATCCAGTACATGGTCGCCAGGTGGCCGACGGGGTACGACACGTGGGTGTGCTCGACCAGTTTGGGGCGGGCGGTGGTGCCGGAGGTGAAGTACAGCATCAGCGGGTCGTCGGCGGCGGTCGGGCCGTCCGGGGTGAAGGTGTCGGAGGCGCCGTACACGTCCTCGTAGGCCCGCCAGCCGGCGGCCGGCGTTGCGCCGCCCACGGCGACGCGCGTGTAGTGGCCGGGCACGTCGTCGAACTTGCCGGTGTCCTCGGCGCGCGCGATCACGTGCCCGACCCGGCCGCGGTCGACGCGGTCGCGCAGGTCGGCGGGGCCGAGCAGGGTGGTGGCCGGGATGACGACCGCGCGCAGTTTCATCGCGGCCAGCGCGGTCTCCCACAGCTCGGCCTGGTTGCCGAGCATCACGAGGATGCGGTCCTCCGGGCCGACGCCCCATTCGCGCAGGCGGTTCGCGACCCGGTTGGAGCGGGCGGACATCTCGGCGAAGGAGACCCGGACCTCGCGGCCGTCCTCCTCGACGATGTGCAGGGCGGTGCGCCCGTTGCCCTCGGCGACGACGTCGAACCAGTCCAGCGCCCAGTTGAAGTTCGCGGGGCGGGGCCACCGGAACCCCTCGTAGGCGGCGGTGTAGTCCTCGCGGTGTTCCAGCAGGAAGTCCCGTGCGGTGCGGAACAGCTCCGTGGCCGTCGTCATCTGTCCTCCTCGGTGCCGGACCTTGCCGGGCGGCTCTGTGCCATCGTGTAATCCGTGATGTGGGTCTCACTACCCCCGAACGGGGGTGTGCGTCCCGGAACGATCACGAGGGAGGGCGGAACGGGTGGCGGTGGACGCGGTGGACGCGGCTCAGATCCGCAGCGCGCTGGTGCGGCTGCGGCGCACGACCGGGCTGCCCGTCGCCTTCGGCGGTCTCGTCGAGTCCGGACGGCGCCAGGTGCGCATCAGCGAGCTGAGCGGCACCGCCACGACGGCGCTCAGCGCGCTGGCGGTGACGGCGGGCAACGGGCTCGGTGGCCGGGCGGTGGCGCTGTCGCGGCCCTGCGCGGTGACGGACTACTCCGTCTCCCGGCAGATCAGCCACGAGTACGACCTGCCCGTCGCCGCCGAGGGCCTGCGCTCGGTCCTCGCGGTGCCGGTGGTCGTACGGCGCCGGGTGCGCGGCGTCCTGTACGGCGCCCTGCGCACGGCCCAGCCGCTGGGCGACCGCACGCTGAGCGCGGCCGTGGCGGCGGCGCGGGACGCGGAGCAGGCGCTGGTGCTGCGGGACGAGGCGGACGACCTGCTGGCGGCGGCCGCGCCGGGTGCGCCCGCGCCGGGTGCGGCGGGCGGCGCGGGCTGGGAACAGGTGCGGGAGGCGCACGCGGCGCTGCGGGCGCTGGTCCCGAGGATCACGGACCCGGCGCTGCGGGACGAGCTTTTGCGCGCGTGCGGTCTGCTGGTGGCGGGGAGCGGCCCCGTGCCGGGGCCCCGGCTGGCGCCGCGCGAGGTGGACGTACTGGCCTGCGTGGCGGCGGGCGCGACGAACGGGGCGGCGGCGGAGCGGCTCGGGGTGGGTCCGGAGACCGTCAAGAGCTATCTGCGCTCGGCGATGCGCAAGCTGGGCGCCCGCACCCGCACGGAGGCCGTCGCGGCCGCCCGCCGGACGGGGTGGCTGCCGTAGGGGGCGGGCCGGGACGCGGCGGGCGCGGGCCTTTCCGGCCGTGCTCGATTCTCTCCGGTGGCCCGTTTGTTGTTCGGGTCACCTCGCCGACCCTCCGTAACGCGATGCGCCGTTGCCTAATATTGGCCCGGACACGCCACACGGAGGGGAGCGGTCACCGTGCCACGGGACTTCGCGGAGGCTGCCGGATACCGCTCCGACCTGGTCATCGGGCGGGAGGGGTCGTTCGGCGCGGCGCGTGAGCAGCTCGCCCGGGGCGGCAGTGTGCTGCTGCACGGCCCCGCCGGAATCGGAAAGTCGACGGTCCTGCGCACCCTGGCGGCGGAGTACGCCCGCACGGCGCACACCGTACTGCGCTGCTCGGCCACCGAGTCCGAGTCCCATCTCCCCTTCCTCGCCCTCGCCGACCTCCTGGGGCAGGTCCTCGACGAGGTCTCCGGTGCGCTGCCCGCCGCGCAGCGCACCGCGCTGGAGTCGGCGCTCACCGGCCGCGGCGAGTCCACCCTGCGGCGCGACGGGCTGGCGCTGCGCCTGGCCGTG includes:
- a CDS encoding ALF repeat-containing protein, which codes for MDTTYWSRRRVLTVLGAATAATSIPLAAPSRALAAVGASSVGDLPKLPELPDTARAKAVTAWKVGGPTVKLTGARALAGSATDIDGFLAEGLAKATAEDNRRTVLGAMALSGRGMATASAAALEAGEEAVAAFLDGGFKTAELQDLRFNTLSIQNSAGRGLKNAAQTALSDGTSDALSVFLLDTQFTARNTDERVEVFTILANASPEVAKYAQRALDEGTPSAIHWFLAIGQYIARARDEETATVDQLVAIVEREGKRAQITSDRAVAASDKAKEAAAKAKEAALTAAAEAEAAREDVAKSAAAARKAANAAKGAASAARTAVQASSAAHNAARRSAFAATAAAQAAATAGRAASLAYSAAVAAARDASKTKAARLAAEGARNAAAKARKAAQALAAAQTATQAAAAAGISAAATARDSAAAAQQAAVAAQASGAAQSEAAVARAAAAEADAQAARATKAANRAQSLANTAASAAAAARKAADSAAAHAEKAADAADAAADAAGEADDYANKAKAWAADSVAAAELAAKAVDDARAVEAAAREAEAEKLAHDTEQSLAEAREMAAAEAEDREAARNAATEADRLDAQTKDFISRAEAAYASGDTASALANGRKAAVNLISTTIGTWSRAAAEYALAGEDEDVLTWVSTDRQIAQRQDDSETALAVANVSTEAVANAAADAIENSDPQSVRNFLTTGIHEAAALDRRVDILRILGDNPGKAVKDAAQAALDDGSPSALHAFFRALPDKAALDDRATILTILNTAGPYTAAAAQVALEGTSWMRRDFITTVQHSAAQLDYDNAAHIAAIRSTIARAAKIAQDAQKDAYEASKAAAEARNAADDAEMWANKAKASADKANTYATEADTHADDAEQSARDAQASANKAKNAAVSARRMARQANYSANQATASASAAAQYSAQAQASANAAAQSALEAEQDKQAAAKAASEARQIYTEKKRQEDAAAARAAAERAKARKESGVDPADNADNDVVNSARGDGSDDGASGWQKTAQVLNVISGVSGTVAAFSLLIPPPAGEAIAGVAGTISWVTGIGSAVITGFTDGPEAFLQSVGGLAVGAMCGGLKFAKQIPYLRKIDIKGVSQILEDASQGLKSGAVTASRIGHELVGSAITFGTTSWDTVGDVAGDIGGAISDGWNSIF
- a CDS encoding helix-turn-helix transcriptional regulator gives rise to the protein MAVDAVDAAQIRSALVRLRRTTGLPVAFGGLVESGRRQVRISELSGTATTALSALAVTAGNGLGGRAVALSRPCAVTDYSVSRQISHEYDLPVAAEGLRSVLAVPVVVRRRVRGVLYGALRTAQPLGDRTLSAAVAAARDAEQALVLRDEADDLLAAAAPGAPAPGAAGGAGWEQVREAHAALRALVPRITDPALRDELLRACGLLVAGSGPVPGPRLAPREVDVLACVAAGATNGAAAERLGVGPETVKSYLRSAMRKLGARTRTEAVAAARRTGWLP
- the ibuL gene encoding isobutyrate:CoA ligase IbuL: MTTATELFRTARDFLLEHREDYTAAYEGFRWPRPANFNWALDWFDVVAEGNGRTALHIVEEDGREVRVSFAEMSARSNRVANRLREWGVGPEDRILVMLGNQAELWETALAAMKLRAVVIPATTLLGPADLRDRVDRGRVGHVIARAEDTGKFDDVPGHYTRVAVGGATPAAGWRAYEDVYGASDTFTPDGPTAADDPLMLYFTSGTTARPKLVEHTHVSYPVGHLATMYWIGLKPGDVHLNISSPGWAKHAWSNLFAPWNAEATVFLYNYTRFDATRLMAEMDRAGVTTFCAPPTVWRMLIQADLTRLATPPREVVAAGEPLNPEVIEQVRRLWGRTIRDGFGQTETAVQVSNSPGQVLKTGSMGRPSPGYRVELLDPVTGAPGAAEGEIALDLSDHPVGLMTGYHGDPDRTAEAMAGGYYRTGDIGARDEDGYLTYVGRADDVFKASDYKISPFELESALLEHEAVAEAAVVPAPDALRLAVPKAYIVLAAGWEPGPDTAKVLFEHSRDTLAPYKRVRRLEFGELPKTVSGKIRRIELREATAAGSVNEYREEDFR
- the lbuL gene encoding linear/branched/unsaturated fatty acid:CoA ligase LbuL, whose translation is MTAPAPQPSYAHGTSTTPLLGDTVGANLGRAIAAHPDREALVDVPSGRRWTYAEFGAAVDELARGLLAKGVTRGDRVGIWAVNCPEWVLVQYATARIGVIMVNVNPAYRAHELEYVLQQSGISLLVASLAHKSSDYRAIVEQVRGRCPALRETVYIGDPSWDALTAGAAAVEQDRVDALAAELSCDDPVNIQYTSGTTGFPKGATLSHHNILNNGYWVGRTVGYTEQDRVCLPVPFYHCFGMVMGNLGATSHGACIVIPAPSSEPAATLEAVQRERCTSLYGVPTMFIAELNLPDFASYDLTSLRTGIMAGSPCPVEVMKRVVAEMHMEQVSICYGMTETSPVSLQTRMDDDLEHRTGTVGRVLPHIEVKVVDPVTGVTLPRGEAGELRTRGYSVMLGYWEEPGKTAEAIDPGRWMHTGDLAVMREDGYVEIVGRIKDMIIRGGENIYPREVEEFLYAHPKIADVQVVGVPHERYGEEVLACVVVRDAADPLTLEELRAYCAGQLAHYKVPSRLQLLDSFPMTVSGKVRKVELRERYGTRP